In Wolinella succinogenes DSM 1740, a single genomic region encodes these proteins:
- a CDS encoding 2Fe-2S iron-sulfur cluster-binding protein produces the protein MVRLRIDGIEIRARQGETILKAARRAKVHIPTLCHLSKLSPIASCRLCLVEERGSAGYLLSCQTPVKEGMEIATKSRALEEHRLQLMQFYAMNHPLECGVCDKSGECELQNRVHELRVNEQPFAAREKARALETWKGGISYDESLCIVCERCVRVCNELIGDSCLRVLPGGFSSRIVFKESSHCSECGECVAVCPVGALSSRAFHYTSNAWELKKHSSSCPHCALACPLEYETKNQGALSQGESQIYRISYDREFGALCKMGRYAFRNRKVMKPDTHAFANALEAFKKADTIAFSSYITNEEALILQKLKEEHGYRLYNPEALAFQTFARMMRASFGGSDETKMKSVEMSDCIVALGGRFYDEAPLLKSAMSQAQTRQGAKLYWLHPLEESRIKAHGMWRYEVGAEEGVVALLLASILEGCAVDGSVEGFLEELDWGYVSSESNLSEEELSLLRSSLTQASSPILVIGADLYAHPRATNIARMLGILQKHSAIKILLTPPSTNTLGVALLCDLDEEKGEYTIGYNTQGDFILSSLPERAHLLMPALNQQEGTFTNIDKRVIPLHPALPYEGYELNDIAKALGLKEEHTIHYTPLLPKEKGFLEVAFDSLPNHYENDGSEKRGYYLSDASLCVLPKAPLGLEEVEEIGEFNGSVVYFPSVSPEAIGAICEREEKEVSLRGGRQFALAAKIQSGDRIEMISPLLTWRGIFEEDPLMKGVVAILDRSEKEEMDKSYGYAYQRVRISKLD, from the coding sequence ATGGTAAGATTAAGAATTGATGGAATTGAGATCAGGGCGCGCCAAGGAGAGACGATTTTAAAAGCGGCGCGAAGAGCAAAGGTCCATATTCCCACTCTCTGCCATCTCTCCAAGCTCTCCCCTATCGCCTCATGTCGCCTCTGCCTCGTGGAAGAGAGAGGGAGTGCGGGCTATCTACTCTCCTGCCAAACTCCTGTCAAGGAGGGGATGGAGATCGCGACTAAGAGCAGAGCGCTGGAAGAGCATCGACTCCAATTGATGCAATTTTATGCGATGAATCATCCTCTAGAGTGTGGCGTGTGCGACAAAAGCGGGGAGTGCGAGCTTCAGAATCGAGTGCATGAGTTAAGGGTGAACGAGCAGCCCTTTGCCGCAAGAGAGAAGGCGCGCGCCCTTGAAACATGGAAGGGTGGAATCTCCTATGATGAGTCGCTTTGCATCGTTTGCGAGAGGTGCGTGAGGGTCTGCAATGAGCTCATCGGTGATTCTTGTCTGCGCGTTTTACCAGGGGGCTTCTCCTCCAGAATTGTCTTTAAAGAATCATCCCACTGTAGCGAGTGCGGGGAGTGCGTGGCCGTCTGCCCTGTAGGAGCGCTTTCTTCAAGGGCTTTTCACTATACTTCCAATGCTTGGGAGCTTAAAAAGCACTCTTCAAGCTGCCCCCACTGCGCGCTCGCTTGCCCTTTAGAGTATGAGACCAAAAACCAAGGCGCTCTCAGCCAAGGAGAGAGCCAAATCTATCGAATCTCATACGATCGCGAGTTTGGAGCGCTCTGCAAGATGGGGAGATACGCCTTTAGGAATAGAAAAGTGATGAAACCTGACACACACGCCTTTGCTAACGCTTTAGAAGCCTTCAAAAAAGCCGACACGATTGCCTTTAGTAGTTATATCACCAATGAAGAGGCGCTTATCCTCCAAAAGCTCAAAGAGGAGCATGGATATAGGCTCTACAATCCCGAAGCTCTAGCTTTTCAAACTTTTGCTCGCATGATGCGCGCCTCTTTTGGAGGGAGTGATGAGACAAAGATGAAGAGCGTGGAGATGAGTGATTGTATTGTGGCCTTGGGGGGTCGCTTTTATGATGAAGCCCCCCTGCTTAAAAGCGCCATGTCCCAAGCTCAAACCCGCCAAGGGGCGAAACTTTACTGGCTCCATCCGTTAGAGGAATCAAGAATCAAAGCGCATGGAATGTGGCGCTATGAGGTGGGCGCAGAAGAGGGCGTGGTGGCGCTTCTTTTGGCTTCAATTCTAGAGGGGTGTGCTGTGGATGGGAGTGTAGAAGGGTTTTTAGAAGAATTGGATTGGGGCTATGTGAGCTCTGAATCTAATCTCTCTGAAGAGGAGCTCTCGCTCCTCCGCTCCTCCCTCACCCAAGCCTCCTCTCCGATTCTTGTCATTGGAGCGGATCTCTACGCTCATCCTAGAGCCACCAATATCGCTAGAATGCTAGGAATCCTCCAAAAGCATAGCGCCATTAAGATTCTTCTCACCCCTCCCTCCACCAACACCCTAGGGGTCGCTCTCCTTTGTGATTTGGATGAAGAAAAGGGAGAATACACTATTGGCTATAACACCCAAGGAGACTTCATTCTCTCCTCTCTTCCCGAGAGAGCCCATCTCTTAATGCCCGCTCTCAATCAACAAGAGGGAACCTTCACCAATATAGACAAACGAGTGATTCCTCTCCATCCCGCTCTTCCCTATGAGGGATATGAGCTTAATGATATTGCCAAAGCCCTAGGACTCAAAGAGGAGCACACGATCCACTACACCCCTTTGCTCCCTAAAGAGAAAGGATTCTTGGAAGTGGCCTTTGATTCTCTCCCTAATCACTATGAGAATGATGGGAGTGAGAAGAGGGGGTATTATCTGAGTGATGCCTCGCTCTGCGTCTTGCCCAAGGCCCCTTTGGGGCTTGAAGAGGTGGAAGAGATCGGCGAGTTTAATGGAAGCGTGGTCTATTTCCCCTCGGTGAGTCCTGAGGCAATCGGAGCGATTTGTGAACGCGAGGAGAAAGAGGTTTCTCTTCGTGGAGGGAGGCAGTTTGCTCTGGCTGCTAAGATTCAATCAGGGGATCGTATTGAAATGATCTCCCCGTTACTTACATGGAGGGGAATCTTTGAAGAAGACCCTTTGATGAAAGGGGTGGTGGCGATTTTGGATAGAAGTGAGAAAGAAGAGATGGATAAGAGCTATGGATACGCCTATCAACGGGTGAGAATCAGTAAACTGGATTAG
- the nuoL gene encoding NADH-quinone oxidoreductase subunit L gives MLENLLYTALFAPLVGSLLSATLAAGSKRLFLGILTSALLALSMACSIALFIYTLHGASVEARLMDWIGAGDLSLSFGFVVDQVSATMMLVVTVVSTMVHIFSIGYMKHDPSFNRFFAYLSAFVFSMLVLVMSDNYLGLFIGWEGVGLCSWMLIGFWYHKESASFAANEAFIMNRIADLGMLLGIFLLFWTFGSVRYEEVFTQASEVESSTLTLIGLLLFVGAMGKSAQFPLHTWLADAMEGPTPVSALIHAATMVTAGVYLVIRSHPIYDLIPDVGYLIACLGAFVAIFAASMALVNRDLKRIIAYSTLSQLGYMFVAAGIGAYWVALFHLMTHAFFKSLLFLGAGNVMHAMHDKLDITKMGALYKPLKATAILMILASVALAGIYPFAGFFSKDKILEAAFSQGHFVLWFMLWVGAGLTAFYSFRLIMLVFFVPKNHDEHPHEAYPYMIGAMIPLAILAVVSGWFESPFHHYVGALLPLHDKELGVMTHWALIFLASAMALSGIFYAVYKYYKGGFDPSWEKSRIYKLLSAQYYIPQIYEKCVMIPYKRLSEMAWRMIDLKIIDFTVDLIARAIYKSGECARPIQSGNLSKMLRLMLFGLALLLVLMIFGIRG, from the coding sequence ATGTTGGAAAACCTTCTTTACACAGCGCTTTTTGCTCCCTTGGTGGGGTCGCTATTGAGTGCAACTTTGGCCGCTGGATCCAAGAGGCTCTTTTTGGGAATCCTCACCTCCGCTCTTTTGGCGCTCTCTATGGCCTGCTCCATCGCACTTTTTATCTACACTCTGCATGGAGCGAGCGTAGAGGCGAGGCTGATGGATTGGATTGGGGCGGGAGATCTCTCCCTCTCCTTTGGGTTTGTGGTCGATCAGGTGAGTGCCACCATGATGTTGGTGGTGACGGTGGTCTCCACGATGGTGCACATCTTCTCCATTGGCTACATGAAGCACGACCCCTCGTTCAATCGATTCTTCGCCTACTTGTCGGCGTTTGTCTTCTCGATGCTTGTTTTGGTCATGAGCGATAACTATCTTGGGCTCTTTATCGGATGGGAAGGAGTGGGGCTCTGCTCTTGGATGCTGATTGGATTTTGGTATCACAAAGAGAGCGCGAGTTTTGCCGCCAACGAGGCGTTTATCATGAACCGAATCGCCGATCTTGGGATGTTGCTTGGAATCTTCTTGCTTTTTTGGACCTTTGGAAGCGTGCGCTATGAGGAGGTCTTTACGCAAGCGAGTGAAGTGGAGAGCTCCACTCTCACGCTCATTGGATTGCTCCTTTTTGTCGGCGCGATGGGAAAATCGGCTCAATTTCCTCTGCACACATGGCTAGCGGATGCGATGGAGGGGCCCACGCCTGTTTCGGCGCTCATCCACGCTGCCACCATGGTCACCGCGGGGGTCTATCTGGTGATTCGCTCCCATCCTATCTATGATCTGATTCCTGATGTGGGCTATCTCATCGCTTGCCTAGGGGCGTTTGTAGCGATTTTTGCCGCGAGCATGGCACTGGTTAATCGCGACTTGAAGCGAATCATTGCCTACTCCACGCTCTCTCAGCTTGGATATATGTTCGTGGCTGCGGGTATTGGGGCTTATTGGGTGGCGCTTTTCCACCTTATGACACATGCCTTTTTCAAATCGCTCCTCTTTCTTGGTGCGGGAAATGTCATGCACGCGATGCACGATAAGCTCGATATCACCAAGATGGGAGCGCTCTATAAGCCCCTCAAAGCCACGGCGATTCTGATGATTCTTGCCTCGGTGGCGCTGGCGGGAATCTACCCCTTTGCGGGATTCTTCTCTAAAGACAAAATCCTAGAGGCGGCCTTTAGTCAGGGTCATTTTGTCCTTTGGTTTATGCTCTGGGTGGGCGCAGGACTCACTGCCTTTTATAGCTTTAGGCTTATTATGCTTGTCTTTTTTGTCCCCAAAAATCATGACGAGCATCCTCATGAGGCCTATCCCTATATGATTGGCGCGATGATTCCTTTAGCGATTTTAGCGGTAGTGAGTGGGTGGTTTGAGAGCCCCTTCCATCATTATGTGGGCGCACTTTTGCCCCTTCATGACAAAGAGCTGGGGGTGATGACTCACTGGGCTCTTATCTTTTTGGCTAGCGCCATGGCTCTTAGTGGAATCTTCTATGCGGTCTATAAATACTACAAAGGAGGATTTGATCCCTCATGGGAGAAGAGTCGAATCTACAAGCTTCTTAGCGCGCAGTATTACATCCCCCAAATCTATGAGAAGTGCGTCATGATTCCCTACAAGCGACTCTCAGAGATGGCTTGGCGAATGATTGATTTAAAGATCATCGACTTCACGGTGGATCTCATTGCAAGGGCGATTTACAAGAGTGGAGAGTGCGCACGACCCATTCAGAGTGGGAACCTCTCCAAAATGTTGCGCCTCATGCTCTTTGGTTTGGCGCTCCTTTTGGTGCTCATGATTTTTGGAATACGAGGGTAG
- the nuoH gene encoding NADH-quinone oxidoreductase subunit NuoH encodes MTPYIIETILKVLVVVAIFSALAGFLTYVERKVLAFMQRRLGPMHVGPYGVLQILADGIKLFTKEDIVPVGANQTIFKIAPVISAATAFIAMSAVPFFPEFELFGHTVRPIIADINVGILFVLGVGAVGMYGPLLAGMSSGNKWSLLGAARATVQLLSFEVVSGLSILAPLMMVGSLSLIEINNYQSGGIFDWLVWSQPLAFLLFLIAGYAELNRTPFDLLEHEAEIVAGFATEYSGMRWGMFFIGEYANMITLAFLVVLLFFGGFNPLWFIPGGIAILLKVAVFLFLFLWVRAAWPHIRPDQLMWVCWKVLMPLALLNIVLTGIVLIL; translated from the coding sequence ATGACCCCTTATATCATCGAAACCATTCTTAAAGTCTTGGTTGTCGTGGCGATCTTCTCGGCTTTGGCTGGATTTTTGACCTATGTTGAGCGAAAGGTGCTTGCCTTCATGCAGCGTCGATTGGGGCCTATGCATGTGGGGCCTTACGGGGTTTTGCAAATCTTAGCCGATGGAATCAAACTCTTCACCAAAGAGGATATTGTCCCCGTGGGGGCCAACCAGACGATTTTTAAAATCGCTCCCGTGATCTCTGCGGCCACGGCCTTTATCGCCATGAGTGCGGTGCCGTTCTTCCCTGAGTTTGAGCTCTTTGGCCATACAGTGCGACCCATTATCGCGGATATTAATGTCGGGATTCTCTTTGTGCTTGGGGTGGGGGCAGTAGGAATGTATGGTCCTCTTTTGGCGGGAATGAGCTCAGGCAACAAATGGTCACTCCTAGGAGCAGCGCGTGCGACTGTGCAGCTGCTCAGTTTTGAGGTGGTCTCAGGGCTTTCGATTTTAGCACCCCTAATGATGGTCGGATCGCTCTCGCTCATTGAGATTAACAACTATCAAAGCGGAGGAATCTTTGATTGGCTTGTTTGGTCTCAGCCCTTGGCCTTTTTACTCTTTCTCATCGCGGGTTATGCGGAGCTCAATCGAACCCCTTTTGACCTTTTGGAGCATGAGGCGGAGATTGTTGCGGGATTTGCCACGGAGTATTCAGGAATGCGCTGGGGAATGTTTTTCATTGGCGAATATGCCAATATGATCACCCTCGCCTTTCTTGTGGTGCTCCTCTTTTTTGGGGGATTTAATCCGCTTTGGTTCATCCCCGGAGGAATCGCCATTTTACTCAAAGTGGCGGTTTTCCTTTTCCTCTTTTTGTGGGTGAGGGCGGCGTGGCCTCACATTAGGCCAGATCAGCTCATGTGGGTCTGCTGGAAGGTTCTCATGCCTCTAGCGCTTTTAAATATTGTCCTCACGGGCATTGTGCTGATTTTGTAG
- the nuoK gene encoding NADH-quinone oxidoreductase subunit NuoK has protein sequence MVTLNHYLILSSLLFMIGLVGVMRRKNLLMLFFSTEIMLNAVNVGLVAAGKYMNDMAGQMFSFFIIAVAASEVAVGLGLLILWYKKNGSLDLDNLQLMKG, from the coding sequence ATGGTCACCCTCAACCACTACCTTATTCTCTCGTCACTCCTTTTTATGATTGGGCTTGTTGGGGTGATGCGGCGCAAGAATCTCCTCATGCTCTTTTTCTCCACAGAGATCATGCTCAATGCCGTCAATGTTGGTTTGGTCGCAGCGGGCAAATACATGAATGATATGGCGGGGCAGATGTTCTCGTTTTTTATCATTGCGGTGGCAGCGAGCGAGGTGGCCGTGGGGCTTGGACTGCTTATCCTTTGGTATAAGAAAAATGGCAGTCTGGATTTGGATAATCTCCAGCTGATGAAAGGATAA
- the nuoI gene encoding NADH-quinone oxidoreductase subunit NuoI, whose protein sequence is MDLKQKYIFIEGTNCPVTVRGRLLQVFRRSVSGELFKGLWLVLREMLRFNIHTTQYPKEKLPLSPRYRAIHELLRLLESGNERCIGCGLCEKICISNCIRMETSYGEDGRKKVHEYTINFGRCIFCGFCAEVCPELAIVHGGRYENASEQRAHFGLKEDMLTPMERFMNQGQKEFPGFGALSQDADSKVKKTPLAYFTPKGEENV, encoded by the coding sequence ATGGATTTGAAGCAGAAATATATTTTTATCGAAGGCACCAACTGCCCTGTGACGGTGCGCGGTAGGCTCCTCCAAGTCTTTAGACGGAGCGTGAGCGGAGAGCTCTTTAAGGGGCTTTGGCTTGTGCTAAGAGAGATGTTGCGCTTTAACATTCACACCACACAATACCCCAAAGAGAAGCTTCCTCTCTCGCCTAGATATCGGGCGATTCATGAGTTGCTCAGGCTTCTAGAGAGTGGAAATGAGCGCTGCATCGGGTGTGGCTTGTGTGAGAAGATCTGCATTAGCAATTGCATTCGCATGGAGACCTCTTATGGAGAGGATGGACGCAAAAAAGTACATGAGTACACCATTAATTTTGGGCGTTGCATCTTTTGCGGTTTCTGCGCGGAGGTTTGCCCTGAGCTAGCGATTGTTCATGGCGGACGCTATGAGAATGCCAGCGAACAGAGGGCGCACTTCGGGCTCAAAGAGGATATGCTCACCCCTATGGAGCGCTTCATGAATCAAGGACAGAAGGAGTTTCCTGGTTTTGGGGCTTTAAGTCAAGACGCCGATTCCAAGGTCAAAAAGACCCCTCTAGCCTACTTCACTCCCAAAGGAGAAGAGAATGTTTGA
- a CDS encoding FAD-dependent oxidoreductase encodes MSQAHFSSWRGHQEFLAPHLIEGRAVRAFIGWAGVMIYDPTLDVIALAKEYARQYQCFAETCGRCAPGKFGGKILFDLLEKIDQGRGEESDLERLVEVGKLMMTTSKCEVGKTTPLPILDLLEAYRPLFVEALGNRSRKERSKKERYIAKITAPCIDACPAHVDIPAYIEGVRDHLLGDSLAATRKSMPLAQVCGRVCPHPCESACRRGDLDEPISIMELKRLGADYEKERHGGFIHPYPPKPRRKDKRVAIIGAGPAGLSSAYYLALEGIMSDVFEALPVLGGEVSVGVPEYRMPIDRYYHDIEAIKSLGVSFWTNHFVSAKELDEMRQKYDAIILATGARISKKLGVKGEEESLGGYAPAIPWLDQINLATKFNLAALPDLRGKSVVCVGGGFTSMDVVRCAVRLGAKRIVMLYRRDEATLIQNTSKEEYHEALEEGVEFLFQCAVQEIKSCGGEIKALLVEEYEVVYEEGARKPSLRRIEREPLFLECDLLIPAVSQEVDRSFIPKEWNLESTSWGSFKTNGKDFSTTLRGVFAAGDCEKGPLTIVNAVGQGKRAASVVSRFLEDGEITLTPEEEMEDWLKKEGVYDRSMPVVGWLAGLVRQESHKEEPLKRREDFREVNQGLSMQEAFAESERCMRCYYISMVAL; translated from the coding sequence GTGAGCCAAGCGCACTTCTCCTCGTGGCGGGGTCACCAAGAGTTTCTCGCCCCTCATCTCATTGAAGGGCGCGCCGTTCGCGCCTTTATTGGATGGGCGGGGGTGATGATCTATGATCCGACCTTGGATGTGATTGCGCTAGCCAAAGAGTATGCAAGACAGTATCAATGCTTTGCAGAGACTTGCGGGAGATGCGCTCCAGGCAAGTTTGGCGGGAAGATTCTCTTTGATCTGTTGGAGAAGATTGACCAAGGAAGAGGCGAAGAGAGTGATTTGGAGCGTCTTGTAGAGGTGGGAAAACTGATGATGACAACGAGCAAATGCGAAGTGGGCAAGACGACCCCCTTGCCTATTTTGGATTTGCTGGAAGCCTATCGACCCCTTTTTGTGGAGGCGCTAGGGAATCGCTCCAGAAAAGAGAGGAGCAAAAAGGAGCGCTATATCGCTAAGATCACCGCTCCATGCATAGATGCCTGCCCCGCTCATGTCGATATTCCTGCCTATATTGAGGGAGTGCGAGATCATCTTTTGGGCGATTCTCTGGCTGCCACGCGAAAGAGTATGCCGCTAGCTCAAGTGTGCGGGCGTGTCTGTCCTCATCCTTGTGAGAGTGCTTGTCGGCGAGGCGATTTGGATGAGCCTATCTCCATTATGGAGCTCAAGCGCTTGGGGGCGGATTATGAGAAGGAGCGTCATGGCGGATTTATCCACCCCTATCCTCCAAAACCTAGGCGCAAAGACAAGAGGGTGGCGATCATTGGGGCGGGACCCGCGGGACTCTCTAGCGCTTACTATCTGGCGCTAGAGGGAATCATGAGCGATGTTTTTGAGGCGCTTCCTGTGCTTGGCGGCGAGGTGAGCGTGGGAGTGCCTGAGTATCGGATGCCCATAGATCGATACTACCATGATATTGAGGCGATCAAAAGCCTAGGCGTGAGCTTTTGGACGAATCACTTCGTGAGCGCCAAAGAGTTGGATGAGATGCGCCAAAAGTATGACGCCATTATTTTGGCCACAGGGGCGAGAATCTCCAAAAAGCTTGGAGTCAAAGGCGAAGAGGAGTCGCTAGGGGGATATGCTCCCGCGATTCCTTGGCTGGATCAGATCAATCTTGCCACCAAGTTCAATCTTGCCGCTCTGCCTGATTTGAGAGGAAAGAGCGTGGTGTGTGTGGGGGGCGGATTCACCTCGATGGATGTAGTGCGATGTGCCGTGCGATTGGGGGCAAAGCGGATCGTGATGCTCTATCGCCGCGATGAGGCGACACTCATCCAAAACACCTCCAAAGAGGAGTATCACGAGGCGCTTGAAGAGGGGGTGGAGTTCCTCTTTCAGTGCGCTGTGCAGGAGATTAAGAGCTGCGGGGGAGAGATCAAAGCCCTCTTGGTCGAGGAGTATGAGGTGGTCTATGAGGAGGGCGCGCGCAAACCCTCACTGAGACGAATCGAGCGAGAGCCTCTCTTTTTAGAGTGCGATCTTCTTATCCCTGCGGTCTCTCAAGAGGTGGACAGGAGCTTTATCCCTAAAGAGTGGAATTTGGAGAGTACCTCATGGGGGAGTTTCAAGACCAATGGCAAGGATTTTTCTACAACTCTGCGTGGGGTTTTTGCTGCGGGGGATTGCGAAAAAGGGCCTTTGACCATCGTCAATGCCGTAGGGCAGGGGAAGAGAGCGGCGAGCGTGGTGAGTCGATTCTTGGAGGATGGAGAGATCACTTTGACTCCTGAGGAGGAGATGGAAGATTGGCTTAAAAAAGAGGGGGTTTATGACCGATCCATGCCTGTGGTGGGCTGGCTGGCGGGATTGGTGCGCCAAGAATCGCACAAAGAGGAGCCTTTGAAGCGCAGAGAGGATTTTAGAGAGGTGAATCAGGGGCTCTCCATGCAGGAGGCTTTTGCCGAATCGGAACGATGTATGCGATGCTACTATATCTCGATGGTAGCGCTTTAA
- a CDS encoding NADH-quinone oxidoreductase subunit J, whose amino-acid sequence MFETIAFYLFAALSASMFLIVVTTNNVLHALSALAAGMIFISAFFFMLGAEFLGVAQIIVYTGAVMALYAFGMMFFDSSKAIKEKEENRWVLWVLIGIVTLLLLVILGAPFIHLSLDARHPIPEGVGNTEAIGYVLFTQYLVPFELAAVMLLVAMIAGIVLAGKKMDQSLTLMSDEEAEILLKKTKKRSF is encoded by the coding sequence ATGTTTGAGACCATCGCCTTTTATCTTTTTGCCGCACTCAGCGCTTCGATGTTTTTGATTGTGGTGACCACTAACAATGTTCTTCATGCCCTAAGCGCGCTAGCCGCAGGGATGATCTTCATCTCAGCCTTCTTTTTTATGCTTGGCGCGGAGTTTCTTGGGGTGGCGCAGATCATCGTCTATACAGGAGCGGTGATGGCGCTTTATGCCTTTGGAATGATGTTTTTTGATAGCAGTAAAGCGATCAAGGAGAAAGAGGAGAATCGATGGGTTCTTTGGGTCTTGATTGGAATCGTCACGCTTTTGCTTTTAGTGATTCTAGGCGCCCCCTTTATCCATCTCTCGCTTGATGCACGCCATCCTATTCCTGAGGGGGTTGGTAACACCGAGGCGATTGGCTATGTTCTTTTCACCCAATACCTTGTGCCTTTTGAGCTAGCCGCAGTGATGCTCTTGGTGGCGATGATCGCAGGAATCGTGCTAGCGGGCAAAAAGATGGATCAATCCCTCACGCTTATGAGCGATGAAGAGGCGGAGATTCTTCTTAAAAAAACCAAAAAAAGGAGCTTTTGA
- a CDS encoding NADH-ubiquinone oxidoreductase subunit E family protein — MKRFDLRHLGGDFYSRMGEILDQEVSEGEVAIFLFEVGDFSSVQKSADWVLERGDELLNSLRFNEVDWTIVVKRKSA, encoded by the coding sequence ATGAAACGATTTGATTTACGCCATCTTGGAGGTGACTTTTACTCGCGGATGGGGGAGATTTTAGATCAAGAGGTGAGTGAGGGCGAAGTGGCCATTTTTCTCTTTGAAGTGGGCGATTTCTCTTCGGTGCAAAAGAGTGCGGATTGGGTGTTGGAGCGAGGAGATGAGTTGCTCAACTCCCTTCGCTTCAATGAGGTGGATTGGACGATTGTGGTCAAAAGGAAGAGCGCGTGA
- a CDS encoding 2Fe-2S iron-sulfur cluster-binding protein encodes MSEITLWIDEREVRCEEGEYLLQVARARGIFIPAICYLSRCSPTLACKLCMVEADGKRVYACNAKTKEGMRVYTKTPEILEERRAIMQVYDINHPLECGVCDKSGECELQNYTLEMGVYTQDYSIRDSSKEKATWGQALYDPNLCIVCERCVTVCKDMVGSANLKTIKRDADAPAKELKDSMPKDAYGVWNKMSKSLIGHVGEEDCTDCGECISVCPVGALSTKHFHYKSNAWELETTWSACAHCAVGCMVGYETKQGKIYRVTNDWNFGNLCGAGRFGFDFAPPLFGARERAAPRSARSLQKSRHDCL; translated from the coding sequence ATGAGCGAGATAACCCTGTGGATTGATGAGAGGGAGGTGAGGTGTGAAGAGGGTGAATACCTCCTTCAGGTGGCGCGAGCAAGAGGGATTTTCATCCCAGCGATCTGCTACCTTTCGCGCTGTTCACCCACACTAGCGTGCAAGCTCTGCATGGTCGAGGCTGATGGCAAGCGTGTTTACGCCTGCAATGCCAAAACCAAAGAGGGGATGAGGGTCTACACTAAGACCCCCGAAATTCTTGAGGAGCGGCGCGCCATCATGCAGGTGTATGACATCAACCACCCCCTAGAGTGTGGCGTGTGTGACAAAAGCGGGGAGTGCGAGCTCCAGAATTACACGCTAGAGATGGGGGTCTATACACAGGATTATTCGATTCGCGATTCTTCAAAAGAGAAGGCGACTTGGGGGCAGGCGCTCTATGATCCCAACCTCTGTATCGTTTGTGAGCGATGCGTCACGGTTTGTAAGGATATGGTGGGGAGCGCCAATCTAAAAACAATCAAGCGAGATGCGGATGCACCCGCTAAAGAGCTCAAAGATAGTATGCCCAAGGATGCCTATGGGGTTTGGAATAAGATGAGCAAATCGCTCATTGGCCATGTGGGCGAAGAGGATTGCACCGATTGTGGCGAGTGCATCTCTGTCTGCCCCGTGGGGGCGCTCAGCACGAAGCACTTTCACTATAAGAGCAATGCTTGGGAGCTAGAGACCACTTGGAGCGCTTGTGCTCACTGTGCGGTGGGTTGCATGGTAGGCTATGAGACCAAGCAGGGCAAAATCTATCGTGTCACCAATGATTGGAATTTTGGGAATCTCTGCGGGGCGGGGCGATTTGGCTTTGATTTTGCCCCCCCCCTCTTTGGGGCAAGAGAGAGAGCAGCTCCACGAAGCGCTAGAAGCCTTCAAAAAAGCAGACACGATTGCCTTTAG